A single region of the Serinus canaria isolate serCan28SL12 chromosome 1, serCan2020, whole genome shotgun sequence genome encodes:
- the GRTP1 gene encoding growth hormone-regulated TBC protein 1 isoform X3, giving the protein MIVSGAQTNMEQNPGYYHRLLEGEKNAKLLEAIKTDMNRTFPDNVKFRKTADPCLQHVLYNVLVAYGHHNKAVGYCQGMNFIAGYLILITKNEEESFWLLDALIGRILPDYYSPAMLGLKTDQEVLGELVKMKVPAVAELMERHGVMWTLVVSRWFICLFIDILPVETVLRIWDCLFYEGSKIIFRVALTLIKQNQAFILEATNFPDICDKFKQITKGTFVTECHSFMQKIFTDPGSLSMATINKLRETCREKVLSQG; this is encoded by the exons ATGATTGTGAGTGGGGCCCAAACCAACATGGAACAAAACCCTGGGTATTACCACAGACTGCTTGAAGGAGAGAAGAATGCCAAGCTGCTTGAAGCAATCAAAACAG ACATGAACAGAACATTTCCAGATAATGTAAAATTCCGCAAAACCGCTGATCCGTGTTTGCAACACGTGCTCTACAATGTATTGGTAGCATATGGGCATCACAATAAAGCAGTAGGATATTGTCAG GGCATGAACTTCATTGCTGGATACCTGATTCTTATTACAAAGAATGAAGAGGAGTCTTTTTGGTTGCTAGATGCTCTTATTGGAAGAATATTGCCTG ATTATTACAGTCCTGCAATGTTGGGCCTGAAAACTGATCAGGAAGTCCTTGGAGAACTTGTGAAAATGAAAGTTCCAGCCGTGGCAGAGCTGATGGAAAGACATGGAGTCATGTGGACCCTAGTGGTGTCACGCTGGTTTATATGCCTGTTCATTGACATTCTTCCAGTGGAG ACTGTGCTCCGAATATGGGATTGTTTATTCTATGAAGGGTCAAAGATCATCTTCCGTGTGGCCTTAACATTGATTAAGCAAAACCAAGCTTTTATTTTGGAAGCCACGAATTTCCCTGACATTTGTGATAAATTTAAGCAGATCACCAAAGGAACATTTGTAACAGAGTGTCACAGCTTCATGCAG AAAATATTCACTGATCCTGGAAGCTTATCCATGGCAACAATCAACAAACTCCGAGAGACTTGCAGGGAGAAGGTGCTTTCTCAGGGATAA